The following DNA comes from Castor canadensis chromosome 4, mCasCan1.hap1v2, whole genome shotgun sequence.
ATCATAAGAATACAAGATCCCTTGAAGAATGGCCCCTTGGACTTCTCTGTAGAATTAACAGAGTGTAAATGAACAAACCAATAAACAGATTAAGTTGACACATGAATAGAATGATCCATATTTAagactaaattttatttaaaacttcatGTTTTCAAGTGATTTTCAGAATGACTTATGTATAGCACTCTTTGAGGAGTCTGATGTAACTTTCTGGACTACATTGCTTTCCCTCAATAGCAAAAGTGAACAATGTCTGTGGAACTTGAAGCCACATCTGATCTCCCTTGAGTGTGCTGATCCCAACATAGCTATCAACACATGTTTAATTCTCCTTTGACATCCCAGTCCCCATATTGTGAAGACAATGAAGTAGGTAATTTTACTCAATAGGAAAATTTTGGTAGAACATATGGCTAATAGtccaaatgaaatataaaagttaTTCTTATTTAGGGTAAAAAGTTTCTGTAATTCtgtcacttaaaatttttcattcgTTCTTCATTGGGCACATCTGAGGTTCTCAGACTCAGAGCTCATGGAATGAACGCCATCACtaaaggcaaaataaagataATCAGTGGAATTAATTtcatatagaaataaatttactCACTGGAAGgactgcttgtttttatttttctgaaattatgtCAGCTCttctttttgatatttaaaaaaatcttttccctcATGAAatgctaatatttaaaaatataagttaataaaatgatttaatttgGCCAAATAAAAACTTGTCTATGTTACAATGTCTTTGAAAGTTGTTCCTTTGTAAAATCCACATGTCCTAAGAATAACTGTCTTGTAGGATGGTGATTAGCTTCTTGCTAAGGCATGTAGCTCCTTCCCAGGCTGATCCATGCCCATTTTCCAACTTTGTCTTTCACCATTTTAAACCCAGAAATCTGGATAGAGTTGAATTACACTCTTCATCTTTTCCTTCTGGAAAACTCCTACTTAGCCTTTAAAATTCAGAGGACAAACTGTCACCTCCTCTGTGAAGCCTCTGCTAACAATGCATCTGGACTCCCAAGAAGTATTTCCCACTGCTTCCAGTTCCCACTGCTTCAGGTATGGCAGTTGTCACATGATACAAAGATGTGTTTGATTGACATCCCACACTGACAAGATTCTTAGgacaaggactttttttttcctggtttattTCTTTATCCTTCTCACCTAAACTAATAGTTGCACTTAATAGGTATGCAATGAGTACAGGATATGATTTTGGATTGATGAGTGATAAAATGATGTCTTGGAATAGCCTTATCTTTAtttagtaatttataaagaaatacttATGGGCCTGTTATGAAATAGCTTTATTAGGTGCAATGATTGCTGCATAATGCAACATTCAGCTCTTATTTATAAATTGATTGTAATCCAATTGGAGAAGACCAAAAAATCCACATTAATGTTATGTGACCAATACTTAAAATGATCACAGACCAAATCAGCATATGAGCATATCAATACATGATATGGAGATGATGAGATGTTTTCTACTTTTTGCAAGGAGTCTTTGTTCAAGTTTGCATTGGCCAGAGGTTTTAGGAAGGCTGGAGGAATAAGCATGATTATGAACTCACTTTGTTTCATAGCAAGGGCCACACAAAATCAAGATTCCTGCTCTCTCTCAGAGCTGTTTCCTTCATCCACTTCACAACCTCTGACTTGTTCCCTATAGATCGCCTTGTCCCATTCCTCACACTTGATGCTCAGGACTGCTTTTCTGCCTGGGATCCTTCAGATTTTCCTCCTCAATTGTAATTGATACTTGCTGGCTGGTTTTACAACCTCTATAAAGGCCTAGAGTAAATAACCCACTTGGCATTTTCTAGTcaaatccttttatttattgaCAAGAAACCTGAAACCCAGGCTGGTCATGACTCAACAACCCACCTGATATTATTAGCTATCATTAAGGTTCTACCTCCAGGGTTTTCCTACCCTCCTACTCTGTGTGCAAACAGAGCATCTTTATCATGTCCAATGTGTGGATCCCTTTGAACCAAGTGTTGTTGCCTCCATGAACACTCCATCACTGCCATGTTCACCTCAGGACAAAGAATCTACAACTTTGTGGTAAACAAGTGTGCAGTAGTgagttttctgtttggtttttttttttgcagtactggggtttgaactcagggcctacaccttgagcccctcccgtagccctttttttggaggggttttttcaagatagagtcttgcaaactatttgtccggctggctttgaaccaagagcctcctgatctctgcctcctgagtagttaggattataagtgtgagccactgtagaTTGCACGAGAACCGCTGGTCTTCTCAGGGTCTTGGCAGGcttggaagaaaaagagaaccaCTAAGATTTCTTCCAGTTTCTAAATTCTAAAATGATTTGCAGAgatattacattaattttttcaGTTTGCCTAGCAATATGTACTATCAAACTATACCCCTCATATAACTTCATACACTTACACACATTCACACCTATATCTGTAGTCAGAAATGGAAGATatggattgttttcatattttttggtggtaccagggtttgaattcagggcctgaagCTTGCtaaacaagtactctaccacttgagtcacttcaccagccatgGATTCTTCTTTATGTGAACTTCCTCATGAATGTCTCATTGGCTTCCCAAAGTCTgtgcaagaaaacaaaatgcctgtcatcctaacttTGTCTATGATAACTGACATATAGGTATTACTTGCAGAATCTTAGCAATTATTTGCTTGTAAATTAGTAACTTCAttcctatttgcaataaagtagAAAAACCCAAAGGTCATTTTCATTGTTATGCAagtcttttggtttatttttaaaatcaactttcaagcagcatttaaatataattttatttaatttaaacaaATTTGTACTCTGTATATTTACTGAGATATGAAAGAAATCCCAACTTCCCATTGTTTTTGGATGAAATCTTAGTTGCTTAATGAACTTCAATATTTATATTTAGTTAAAGCTCTGCGATCATTTATAACTGGATGAGACAGCCAGGGGAAGATAAATTGATAGTTTATTCCTTTTGCATTATGGAAACAGTTCTTGTATTTACAATATGCTGAGCATAGCATTTCCCTGCCTAGCTTCCTAatatttgtgtacatttttatGGTGGAGTGtgactttcaaattaaaaatgatttgttGCGAGAATATTGACTAGGAAATGCATCCTGAGAGAAGACAGCAGAGAAGAAGTAATGGGATTTTTCACTACCCCTAGCCCTGGGCTATTCAatagtgtttctttttaaagctaAGAGGAAGAAAGAGTCTAAACTGAGTGGCAGATGTTAAGTCAGGAAATGGGAAACTGCCTTCCCCAGAGCTTCAAGTCATCTCCATGACCTCTGTGGCCTTGTTGAAAGGCTTTCTCTGAATTGAATGACAACTCAGAGGCTCTGGGTAAGATTGCAAATCAGAAAATGCCAGTGTGAATGAGAAGCTGTGACCCTTGCCCTAGAGGTAGTTCAGATCTGGGTTAGGGTGAGGTGTGGGATTGCACTTCCAGATTGCAACCCTATAGGGAAAGGTTTGGCAGTGCTGAGTGGTCTCACAGAATCTGAAGTCCCTCACAGGCAGAGGAGACCTGAGAAACATATCATGTGCCTTCCCTGATTCCTGCTCTGCCCTGATCATATTCTTCAAGTGTCCCTTCGGTGCATCCAAATTACCATCCAGGAGTTGGGTACATTTTGACTGGTGTTTTCTAGAGTCAGCATGGGTATGGAAACATAGACAGCAGAACACACTAGAGAACCACTCTTCACATTTTGGGAATTGACACAAAGACATGACTCAGAATAGACAAACTCTCTGAAGAAGGCAGACTTGTGTGCAATTGCCAAGGACACAAGGGACAAAAAACACCATTCTGAGAATGGGGCCTTTTAAGGTAGGACTTTTAATACCAATTGTTATTAAGTATTGCAAAAATCAGTGAAAGAATACCTAATGATTTAAGCTTTTTTAGTAGGAAGTTCaacaaatggttttatttttatgtattttttaaagatgccAATTACCAAGTCTAAAAAATATCGTCATTAAATTTGACCTTTCTTTCAAAATCTGCATCTTTTACAGTTTATCCAcattgagtctctctctctctctttctctctctctaagtaTCCCATGGAATATGTGCCTGTTGGCAGCTTTCGCTGCACTTCCTTGTGTGTAACCCACTGCCAAGCAGTTGATAATGATAATTATCACACTGGGGCAGTTTTCACTGGTGATAAGTACCAAGTGTCTAGAGATTAGGTACAGGGAAGTTATACAAGCAGTTTGGTAGTTTGTATGTGACAGGAAAACATGGGGAAATGAGGATTGCTAATGGGACAGTTCACTCAGAGGGACCAGCATGATtctcagctacgatgaagaagaTACAGGAAGAATCTGGGACTTCTCAAGGAAGgatgaaggaggaaaggagacagaTTGGACAGGGAAAGGGAAAATCTTTGGAGCTGAGAACATGGTTCAATGACTTTACTGGAAGTGATTGGGCTGAGGACAATAACCCTGGCAAGGCCATCAGCTACAGAGTGGTTTCTTTCAAACCTGTTATTTGGCTTTGATTTGGTTCTGTTAATTTTGGAGAGAGGGTGAAATACCTTCCCACTCCAAGGAACACTTTCGCACTCTAGGAAGTCACCCTTGACCACTGACTGGCATTATCTTTATCAGAATAGCTGTCATATTTGTCTCTTTCTTATTTGTCTATCACTAGGAATATAATAACcagcatttctctctctctctctctctctgtgtgtgtgtgtgtgtgtgtgtgtgtgtgtaagaggcACTGATGGActggaaaaaagaaggaatttgaTTGCTCAGGAGATTGAAGTAGTGACGGTAAGAGTCTATCTCATCTAGCACTTCAGATTACTGAGTACAATGTCTAGTGATGACATTGTACCTCAATGTCATATGTTTGCTATACTGTTGTATTGAGTATTGGGGTTTGGCCACGGCAATGAGAAGTAAGAGTGAAGAAGAGAACAAAACCACCAAGAATCAGCAGTTTGAAAAGCTTCAAGTCAAGTAAAGATTTGTCCACACAGAGTTACAAAAAGACTAACTATGTAACagtaaaaattcttacaatataggAAGGTATAAATTGAAAAGCAGGAATTTCCCACCCACACTTATTACCCCATTCTGCAGCAAGGTGgtgtttattattaaaaattcacTCATTTTGGTAGGTTAGAGTCAGTACAGTACTTTCCCCTGTGAGGGGTTACAATGCTGGTATTTCTTTGACCTGGGTGTTTGTTATACTGTTGTATTGAGTTTGTGAAAATTATCAAACTTTACACTATTTTGGGCTTACATTCTACTTAAATGAAAAGATGATTTATGTAAGTTATACTCATTTCTTAATATTTCAGACTTCCAATAAGAATAatgcaacaaacaaaaatgcccttATACCTACTAGCcagtttaagaaataaattattacaaAGGCTCTATGCATCATCATctgagtacattttgttccatatgAGTTTCAAGATGAGTTTGTCAATATCTGCAAAGGCCCAGGTGGAATTTTGATATGGATTGCATTCAGTCTGCCAATCAATTTGGAGAGTGTTGCTGTCTTAGCAATATTATGTCTTCTGAGGCATTAATTTGATGTCTTCCCCTTTGTTTACATCTTCTCCAATACTTTTcactcctttgttaaatttattcccaaaTGTTCGATTCTTTTTGAtgtcattataaatataaatgctttCTTAATTTCAATTTTGGATCTTCTCATTGCTAATGCAAGTTAATACAATTGACTTTTGTATATCAATCTTatatcctgcaactttgatgAATTTGTGTATTAGTTGCAATCGATTTTTACtggattccttaggattttctttaaacaagtttatattatatacaaatgacggttattttatttttcctttaaatgtttttgcttatttacttACCTAATTGACCCAGCCTTACCTCCATTACGAAGTTAAGTGGAAGGTGCAGGAGTAGACATCCTTGATTTTTTCCTAATATCAAGtgaattttcattgatttcagctctaatagctattattttcttctttctgtttgccTTGGGcttaatttactcttttttctaatttcttaagtTGCAAGCTGAGGCTATTCATTTAGATGTTTTTGCTTTCCAGTATGGcatttaatgctataaattttcctctgagCATGGCTTGGCTGCATGccatacattttgtatttttattttcattagtttcttGGAGGTTTTGTTTTAACACTAGAAGTGCTTAATGCtcagttatttgaaaaaaattctatttacctTTCTATTATTCCTTTCTACTTTAATTTTGTTGTGGCCTGAGAACaaactttttataatttctattttattcaatGTTAAAAGTTTGTTATAGTGGAGACTATAATGTGTTTTAGGGAATCATTCATTGCATGTGGACTTGAGAACCATATATATCCCATTGTTGTTGGGTAAAGTGCTCTATAAATATTGATTACATGAATTAATTGTTTGCCCTGTTCAGTGTGTGTATATTCTTCCTGATTTTCTGCTTTTGGTTCTATCAGTTCCCTAGAGAGGAATGTTGGCATATCAGATTATAATTGTGAATGTGTCTCTCCATTCAGATATAACACATTTTGCTTTATGCATTATCAAGATGTGTTGTTAGGTAAATCCACATATAAGATTCTCATGTCTTCTGGAAGGATTGCTTCCTTCATTATGTTGTAATCATTTTTATCCCTGATAATCTTCCTTGTTATGAGATTTACTTTGACTGAAATTAACACAACTAatccagttttcttttgtttagtaTTTACGTGGTACATCATTATCTATTTACTTTCAAGCTATATCTTTATCTATAAAGTGAGTTTATATACAAGCATATAATCTGCATTTCTCAGTGTTTCTGCATACCTATCTATATtctcttatctatctatctgtccataTAAATCAATACAGTTGAtttattttcctaacatttttcttaatgaaattaAGGTATGTTTTTCCTCTAAATGCATACAATCATTGGAGTGCAACAGAAATTTATCAatagtttttttctcttattcatgTCCTAAAGTCACTTATTttgggaaaatatttaatattgaacATCACAAGTTAAGACTTAATTATAAGACCAAGGGGGTCAAAGGAATCCAGAAGGGATTATTTCATTATCTTATTAGGATTACTTCATGAAATTATGATGATTGGAACTGAGCATAGAATTGATGAGATCAAGTTCAACACTCTCCTTTCACAAATGAAGAATTTGAGATCAAGAGTTACTTGGTTAAGTCTCTACACACATCCTATTTTCCTTGTACTTTTGGCAGAATGGAGCAAGTTACACTATTATTAGgttattgctattattacttTACCAGTGAGATCCATCTTAGCAGCTTCTCAGATTGATGCATGTAAGTGACCagtggaaagagaaggaaattgttTCCTGTGCTAGGTCTCACCTGTGTGGTGTGCTCCCGGGTCTGATCTGTTATTCAGGTATTTCTCAGTATTCTTATATTAACTTtcagatcttttatttttaaacatgaattaaaattcttaaattctatttagattgctttaaaaaaataaaagtaaaatactcAGGAACTGAATATCTGCAAGCAGGAGAGTTTACTTGTATAAATGACTATAATTTAGCAACATGGAAGATTTGCCTTTTCTAGGCAAAGTTATTAACAGGGGCCTAGGAACTTCATGGTCAGTTTCATTTAGTTACaaagaattcaaattaaaaaaaaaaagactggaattgTATACActcaaatatcttttaaaatctatttcaaaGTTCAAAACAAGAGCTctttagatatttaaatttttttactctAAATAGCCATGAGGCCAGCAAATTCACAAGGTCTCTAATTTAGAGAAACAAACACCAAATAATttgcagcattgttctttttcaatATTGGAACTGTTGTTTTTGCTTCCAAGTAGTTCTTAATTTATCCAAAAAGACCTGTCAGCCTGTGCTGTTTCAGGAGCTCCTCGCAGTATAAGTATAATGACAGTGTTAGTTTGTCTTTCCATTGTTGtgaaaactgttttctttttttttttttaagtgccgTTAGTAGGATTCTGGGAATTCACAGTAGGTTAACAGAGATGCTTTCTCCATTTAGAATTCCTTTCTCCTAATGAAAGGAGTGTGAACCCTTGAACTCTGTCAGGGAGTTAGGCATGTTCCCTGGGCCTGATTTTCATCGTCAGAAAATAGAGGTCAGATCCATGTCAAGAATAAAAGAAGGGTCAGATTAGAGTAGTTAAAGGCTTTGCACACATCCAGAAATGACATTAATGTGTTGACCATAATGTCTGAAACCAGCTAAGCACTTGGTGAGTGAGTAAATGAgctaatgaatgaataagtacaTCATGAGTAAAACTGACATCAAATATTCGGAGAAGCCATTAATTATGTATATGGTAAAATATCTCACATTTAATGTGTTCAAGTATGGCAAACGGAGATTGCTATGAAAATTTAGCACTTTTCTCTATTCCTATTCCAAGAGAGCAGAGCAATAAAATTTGGTGATACAGTGTTTATACAAAATGATTCTGGGAAATAATTTGAGATTCTAATGATTTCatggtttcttaaaaaaatatgGCTTAACTGATGATCACTCCTATGTACCACATGGCTACTTCATACCCTTACACATTTTGCAAAACACGTAAAACAACATTAAGGAGGTTAGCACATTCTGTGCTATCTTTGTTAATACAACTGTAGCCTTTCCCAAACTCATGGATACAAGAATGACATTGTCTTTATTCTTCCTAACTGAACTTAGCTTCTAGCTCTGAGCACTCATTCTACTATATTGGCAGCAAAGGAGAAACCACCAAATCTTTGTTGGGATCCCCCTTCCACAGGTCCTGGGGCTTTGCCATGTATCTGGGAATTGCACAGTGTCCAGATTTGGAGGGGAAGGTGCTGATCATCTTATTCCAGTCACTCGTACCCACCAGGTGCCACTGAGATGTCCCTTACTCCCATCTAGATTGTCTCATCAGTTAGTTCCATATGCACCTGCAAGGCACAGGATGTTTTTGCTGAGGTTGCCTGAACTCCCATTTTGTTAGATGTGCATCAtgcttcttctcttctctgagtTTTGCCACCTTCCTAGGGCTCTtgttagttctttttctttcatcccAGCCTTTTCTGAATGACCCTCCACTCTTCCTGCCCTCCTTCACCTCCAAAAGAACTTTTCTATAGCAGAGAGTGGTCCCTCTGCATTCACATATCTTCACTCAGTCCCTGGCTTTTAGTGAAATATACGAAAGACTTGTAGGTACCTTTACTGTTCTATTCTGCCATTAATCTCCCCAATCCACTGACACCCTGtttgaaagagaaacaaagaaggcaaaataaaaataacaattccaaacaagaaagaaaagtaataagCCTATAAGTTAATATCTCACAATAGTGATAACAATCAGATTGAGAGCATAGATACAATGGGTGCTAAGTCACCAAATGTTCTTTCAGACATATTACCGAATTCCATTATCACAACAAGACTGAGAATGAATACACTTACTCTCTTTTTCACAATTGAGAAACCGATGGTCAGAGAGATTAAACAACTGTTCAATATTAAATCTGAAGTCAGGTCATCTAAAATTCTCAATTTCACATCTTTCCTCTATTTACTTTGCTCTACTTAACAacccaataaaaataatagtcaGTAAAAGCTGTGAGGAAATGAAATTTGGAAAGATGGTTATTTAAAGTTATATTAGGGCAGTGTTGTCCTGTGGGGAAGGGAGACGGGTTTGTAAACCTCAGAGCCAGATTCTACCTGCCCGATGCCGCTGTTGTGCAGAGACCCCCGGGTGAAGCCACCATCACCATGTCTGACCAGGAGGCAAAACCTTCAACTGAGGACTTGGGggataagaaggaaggaaaatatattAAACTCAAAGTCATCGGACAGGGTAGCAGTGAGACTGACTTCAAAGTGAAAATGACAACATATCTCAAGAAACTCAAAGAATCATATTGTCAAAGACAGGGCGTTCCAATGAAGTCACTCAGGCTTCTCTTTGAAGGTCAAAGAATTGCTGATAATCATACTCCAAAAGAACTGGGAATGGAGGAAGAAGATGTGATTGAAGTTCATCAGGAACAAACGGGGGGTCATTCAACAGTTtagatacttttctttttcttttccctcaatccttttttatttttaaaaataggtcttTTGTAATGTGGTGTTCAAAATGGGATTGAATACTGGCATTCCATCTCTTTAAAATATCTGGTAATTTGAATTCTAGTGCtcattatcttttgttttcatgGTGCTGATTTTTGGTGATCAAACCTCAGTCCCCTTCACATTGCCCTCTCCTTTTGAAAAATTACACATGTGCACGGAGAGGCCACTTTTTTCAGGACTGTGCATTTTCAGGTTTGTGGTGATAAGATCGACCAATGCAAGTGTTCAAAATGACTTTTCAATTGGCCCCGAAGTTCTAGCACGTGATTGCTTCACTCCTGAACTATGACTCTCAGTGCGAGATGGAAGTTTTTCATAGAACTGAACTGTGGGAAAATGACCTCTCCTTAACTTGAAGCTACTTTTAAGTCCAAGGGTCTGGACCAAAAGAAGAGGAATATCAGGTTTGGAGTCATGATGACAAACCTGGTGAGATTAATGACTAACCCCAAAGATGGCTTCACTGAAGAGAAAagcataagatttaaaaaaatcttgtcaGAAGAACCCAGAAAAGTTCTAGTTTTCATTAGCAGTTAATAAAGTTATTCATGCAGAAGTATCCAACAGAATACTtctccttttgattttatttgtactttttgaCCTGGAACATGGGTTTTAAATGGACATTGTTTGTACCAGcttcattaaaataaacaatatttgtaaaaaaaaaaagttatattagAACGGTAAAAAAATCTAGGGAATATTTGGATGGAGAATCGGGGACCAAGAGTTACTATTTAAATGGcagaacacagaaaacaaagtTACTTAAACCAAGGTCCTTTAACTAGGGAACTAAGAAAGGAGCCAAGATGTATTACAATGGGATAgtaatcaacaataaaaagaaatgaagttctAATACACTCAACAATAGGGActgctttaatttttatgcaaCTGGTGGTTACAGGACTGTGCATTTGCCAAATATTGCAGTACTAGCTGGGTATGGTGTGTAAGCCTtgaatgccagcactcaggaagttgaagCAGAGGAACTGCAAGttcgagtccagcctgggctacagcaagaccctgtttcaaaaaaaccaaaataacaacaaaaagaatgaattaattaaattttgaaaattgaCATTCTCTACACTAATTAGGTGAATAATGCTTTATGAAATTaaaccttaattttttatttttaaagtttattagcatgtaatagttgtataggCAGATGTATTGATTTactccatccatcattctccctcttctcccctccccccttcttagaacaatctgaacatgtttcattcttcttttttcatatataaatacaaaatacaaacaccatattcacactcattcatctttccttatgcccacccacCTCCCGTTGGTtgccacccctggaaaagacctattttaccttcctgcccttcatttttttgaaGTGTGTATTGATATACACTTCAGGCCCAtacatatcatgctttaatcaaattaaacccCTCCCATAACTTACTCATTTTCTATCATCATGCTCCCCTACTATTCAACGGCTTACAGTACACacataatatattatattcatatatagatggcttgcttcaatatttttcattcgctaacattttcttgttctttcccaCCTCACTGGTatatttttgttctatctctcactacatatatatatatatgcatgtatatatgcatatatatgatcatatcgctatatatatttaacttatatgtctaacttccacatatgagggaaaacatatgatctttgattttttgagcctggctcacttcacttaacatgaagttttcaatttcatccatttacctgaaaacaatataatttcattcttctttatgactgactaAAACTCCAGTATGTgtatataacatattttcttaatccagtcatcagtgtagggcatctgggttgcttccaaagcttggctattataaatagtgctgcagtaaacatggatgtgcaagtgaaTCTATCATATcttggagcacattccttcagatacatgcctaagagtgatatcactggatcatatggtagttttttgagggacctccatactgtttttcatagtggttgcactaatttacattctcaccaacaatatagaagtgttccttttctcccacctcttcgccagtatttgttgttgtttgtgttattgatgatagccattttgactcactaatcataattttttaaattgaagaagaaagaacaaagttaTTTAGTATTAGGTATTTAACTAACTTCAATTCCAATTTAAATTTGGGGGGTGTaatttggaaaacagaatggatgCAGCTCCTTATCAACCAACTTCCTCCTAACGttatatatatactatacatgCAATattgcacatatacatatatgcatatgatgcATAGAACCCCTGTGGGACTTCA
Coding sequences within:
- the LOC109679864 gene encoding small ubiquitin-related modifier 1-like, with amino-acid sequence MSDQEAKPSTEDLGDKKEGKYIKLKVIGQGSSETDFKVKMTTYLKKLKESYCQRQGVPMKSLRLLFEGQRIADNHTPKELGMEEEDVIEVHQEQTGGHSTV